From Solwaraspora sp. WMMD1047, the proteins below share one genomic window:
- a CDS encoding helix-turn-helix domain-containing protein — translation MVASEIRLTDPRALRGYAHPLRMALVGLLRVQGPMTATQAAEQLGESVPSCSFHLRQLAKYGLAERVEGADARERPWRATARVTSWDSGSDDPAVQAATDQLNTTILDHYLRRAQAYLARRSAEPARWRDVTGFGDSLVYVTPDELATLRRRIDELLAEFDDRATDPAARPADARGIGFIQLVLPYSSPTHQPGPTHHAQDRPDR, via the coding sequence ATGGTGGCATCTGAGATCAGGCTGACCGATCCGCGCGCCCTGCGCGGCTACGCCCACCCGCTGCGGATGGCACTGGTCGGGCTGCTGCGGGTGCAGGGGCCGATGACGGCCACCCAGGCGGCCGAGCAGCTCGGCGAGAGCGTGCCGAGCTGCTCGTTCCACCTGCGGCAACTCGCCAAGTACGGGCTCGCCGAGCGGGTCGAGGGCGCCGACGCCCGGGAACGCCCCTGGCGAGCCACCGCGCGGGTCACCTCGTGGGACAGCGGCTCCGACGATCCGGCCGTCCAGGCCGCGACCGACCAGCTCAACACGACGATCCTCGACCACTACCTGCGTCGGGCACAGGCATATCTGGCCCGGCGCAGCGCGGAGCCGGCCCGGTGGCGCGACGTCACCGGATTCGGCGACTCGCTGGTCTACGTCACCCCGGACGAGCTGGCCACCCTACGGCGCCGGATCGACGAGTTGTTGGCCGAGTTCGACGATCGCGCGACCGACCCGGCGGCCCGGCCGGCGGACGCCCGCGGCATCGGCTTCATCCAGCTCGTCCTGCCGTACTCAAGCCCGACACACCAACCCGGCCCGACGCACCACGCCCAGGACCGACCGGACCGATGA
- a CDS encoding MFS transporter, with translation MNQIETPAPTGPHSTNGADNSDGPAGSDHPHGNLGPAGADGPVEPPGGGSRLLPRLLRQTPFRRYWSAQTVSLFGDQISLLALPLLAVLGTGAGPAEMGYLTAAALIPNLLFSLVAGAWIDRSTSRRRIMVIADLGRAVLLAAVPTVFLLGGLALEHLYLVAFLTGTLAVLFEVAHSTLFVSLVPRRDYVEANALLNGSRAMSFVAGPSVGGLLVQVVGAPFALLVDGLSYLVSAVFLARIRPVEPPPASGRGLGLGQGLRFIFRSGILRAALVGTTTLNLFNYMFAALFVLYVSTELGVSPGVLGALIGAGAFGALLGAAVTGRLVRGAGIGPTVLLSFLAFPGPLLLVPLAGGPTPVVLAMLFAAEFLSGLGVMMLDITVGSLQTAVIPDALRARVAGAQRTINYGIRPIGALIGGGLGAALGVRPTLWIATVGALAGVLWVLPSPIRRLRDLPPQESAVRPPPAGPGR, from the coding sequence ATGAACCAGATCGAGACCCCCGCCCCCACCGGCCCTCATAGCACCAACGGCGCCGACAACTCGGACGGGCCTGCCGGCTCCGATCACCCGCACGGCAATCTCGGCCCGGCTGGCGCCGATGGTCCGGTGGAGCCGCCGGGCGGCGGCTCGCGACTGCTGCCCAGGTTGCTGCGGCAGACGCCGTTCCGGCGCTACTGGTCGGCCCAGACCGTGTCGTTGTTCGGCGACCAGATCTCGCTGCTCGCGCTCCCGCTGCTCGCCGTGCTCGGCACCGGGGCCGGTCCCGCCGAGATGGGTTACCTGACGGCCGCCGCGCTGATTCCCAATCTGCTCTTCTCGCTGGTCGCCGGGGCCTGGATCGACCGGTCCACCAGCCGGCGACGGATCATGGTCATCGCCGACCTCGGGCGGGCGGTGCTGCTGGCGGCGGTGCCGACCGTCTTCCTGCTCGGCGGCCTGGCCCTGGAGCACCTCTACCTGGTGGCGTTCCTGACCGGCACGCTCGCGGTGCTCTTCGAGGTGGCACACAGCACGCTGTTCGTGTCGCTGGTGCCGAGGCGGGACTACGTCGAGGCGAACGCCCTGCTCAACGGCAGCCGGGCGATGTCCTTCGTGGCCGGCCCCAGCGTCGGCGGTCTGCTGGTGCAGGTGGTCGGCGCGCCGTTCGCGTTGCTCGTGGACGGTCTGTCGTACCTGGTCTCGGCGGTCTTCCTGGCCCGGATCCGGCCGGTGGAGCCGCCGCCGGCCAGCGGCCGGGGGCTCGGTCTCGGGCAGGGGCTGCGGTTCATCTTCCGGTCCGGCATCCTGCGCGCGGCGCTGGTCGGCACCACCACGCTCAATCTCTTCAACTACATGTTCGCCGCACTGTTCGTGCTCTACGTGAGCACCGAGTTGGGGGTGTCGCCGGGCGTGCTCGGTGCCCTGATCGGGGCCGGCGCGTTCGGCGCGCTGCTCGGCGCGGCCGTGACCGGGCGGTTGGTCCGCGGCGCCGGGATCGGGCCGACCGTCCTGCTGAGCTTCCTGGCCTTCCCCGGACCGCTGCTGCTGGTGCCGCTCGCGGGTGGACCGACGCCGGTGGTGCTGGCCATGCTGTTCGCGGCGGAGTTCCTCTCCGGCCTCGGGGTGATGATGCTCGACATCACGGTGGGCTCGCTGCAGACGGCCGTCATCCCGGACGCGCTGCGGGCCCGGGTGGCCGGCGCCCAACGCACGATCAACTACGGCATCCGGCCGATCGGCGCGCTGATCGGCGGCGGGCTCGGGGCGGCCCTCGGCGTCCGGCCGACGCTCTGGATCGCCACCGTCGGCGCGCTCGCCGGCGTTCTCTGGGTCCTGCCCTCGCCGATCCGCCGACTCCGCGACCTGCCCCCACAGGAGTCGGCCGTCAGACCGCCACCCGCTGGGCCGGGACGGTGA
- a CDS encoding NTP transferase domain-containing protein has protein sequence MIIAAGGGRRIGGPEALLRQGDRPLVNQVLDTLREAGCGPVVVVLGAAADEVQEATDLSTATVVVNRAWGTGIGSSMRKGLDALTDPQTEAVVVVPVDMPGLTVAAIRRVTALPFSDALVCATYDGLRAYPMLFGRRHWAGIATLANADVGARPYLMAHKNEIVDIACDGVADGRRVDTPELMELFGLTVPAQRVAV, from the coding sequence ATGATCATTGCAGCGGGCGGTGGCCGCCGGATCGGCGGCCCCGAGGCGCTGTTGCGCCAGGGCGACCGCCCCCTGGTGAACCAGGTGCTCGACACCCTCCGGGAAGCGGGGTGCGGTCCGGTGGTCGTGGTGCTCGGAGCGGCGGCCGACGAGGTTCAGGAGGCAACCGACCTCTCGACGGCCACGGTCGTGGTCAACCGGGCCTGGGGGACCGGCATCGGCTCGTCGATGCGCAAGGGGCTCGACGCGCTGACCGACCCGCAGACCGAGGCGGTGGTGGTGGTGCCGGTGGACATGCCCGGGCTGACGGTGGCGGCGATCCGCCGGGTGACCGCCCTGCCGTTCTCGGACGCGCTGGTCTGCGCCACCTATGACGGGCTGCGGGCGTACCCGATGTTGTTCGGGCGCCGGCACTGGGCGGGAATCGCGACGCTCGCGAACGCCGACGTGGGCGCCCGGCCGTACCTGATGGCGCACAAGAACGAGATCGTCGACATCGCCTGCGACGGGGTCGCCGACGGCCGCCGGGTGGACACCCCGGAACTCATGGAGTTGTTCGGGCTCACCGTCCCGGCCCAGCGGGTGGCGGTCTGA
- a CDS encoding bifunctional 3'-5' exonuclease/DNA polymerase — MVPLGPDGVPAGPVRRVADLAAAVAEREAADRPRWVWPATAGSYPALLRAGVRVARCHDLELTEALLLGHAGRWGEPRSAAAAYARLTGTPVPPDPPPRPAAPPGTSQGALFELAAGPPPVGPQTLTRVYADQLARIAATEHPGRFRLLVAAESAGALIAAELGVAGLPWRADVHDALLLDLLGEPSPVGGPPRRLAELSARIAAELGTPGLHAESPGEVLRAFNRAGIRLPNTRAWVLREVDHPAVPLLLQFKELYRIWTAHGWAWRDAWVHAGRFRPEFVPAGVVSGRWATRGGGALQIPKVVRRAVRADPGWRLVVADAGQLEPRVLAAVSGDPRLAAAGGAGDLYTALARDSFGGDRAKAKLALLGAMYGQTGGAALPALAVLRRSYPTAFDYVEAAARTGEAGGLVRSWLGRTCPPSSISVRAAVGDGAGFDAVVAADAGGGGAGPGSEFGARGAGGPESAARGGDGFGSEFGDRAGGGPDGGARGGAAARARGRFTRNFVIQATAAEWALTLLAGLRGRLAGGPAELVFFQHDEVLVHCPAEVADAVAESVHAAAAEAGRLLFGDTTVRFPLDVSVVECYADAK, encoded by the coding sequence CTGGTGCCGCTGGGGCCGGACGGGGTGCCGGCCGGCCCGGTGCGGCGGGTCGCCGACCTGGCCGCCGCGGTTGCCGAGCGGGAGGCCGCCGACCGGCCCCGCTGGGTCTGGCCGGCCACCGCCGGCAGCTATCCGGCGCTGCTGCGGGCCGGCGTCCGGGTTGCCCGCTGCCACGACCTTGAGCTGACCGAGGCGCTGCTGCTCGGCCACGCCGGCCGGTGGGGCGAGCCGCGCTCGGCCGCCGCCGCGTACGCCCGGCTGACCGGCACCCCGGTCCCGCCCGACCCCCCGCCCCGCCCGGCCGCCCCGCCGGGCACCAGCCAGGGCGCGCTGTTCGAGCTGGCGGCGGGTCCGCCGCCGGTCGGCCCGCAGACCCTGACCCGGGTGTACGCCGACCAGCTCGCCCGCATCGCGGCCACCGAGCACCCCGGCCGGTTCCGGCTGCTGGTGGCCGCCGAATCGGCCGGCGCGCTGATCGCCGCCGAGCTGGGCGTCGCCGGCCTGCCCTGGCGGGCCGACGTGCACGACGCGCTCCTGCTCGACCTGCTCGGCGAGCCGTCGCCGGTCGGCGGCCCGCCCCGCAGACTGGCCGAGCTGTCCGCCCGGATCGCCGCCGAGTTGGGCACGCCGGGCCTGCACGCCGAGTCGCCGGGCGAGGTGCTGCGCGCGTTCAACCGGGCCGGCATCCGGCTGCCGAACACCCGGGCCTGGGTGCTGCGCGAGGTGGATCATCCGGCCGTCCCGCTGCTGCTGCAGTTCAAGGAGCTGTACCGGATCTGGACCGCGCACGGCTGGGCGTGGCGGGACGCGTGGGTGCACGCCGGCCGGTTCCGGCCGGAGTTCGTGCCGGCCGGGGTGGTCTCCGGCCGGTGGGCCACCCGGGGCGGCGGGGCGCTGCAGATCCCGAAGGTGGTCCGTCGGGCGGTGCGGGCCGACCCGGGCTGGCGACTCGTGGTGGCCGACGCGGGCCAGTTGGAGCCGAGGGTGCTGGCCGCCGTCTCCGGCGACCCGCGGCTGGCGGCGGCCGGCGGCGCCGGGGACCTCTACACCGCGCTGGCCCGGGACTCCTTCGGCGGCGACCGGGCAAAGGCCAAGCTGGCCCTGCTCGGCGCGATGTACGGGCAGACCGGCGGCGCGGCGCTGCCGGCGCTGGCGGTGCTGCGGCGCAGCTACCCGACCGCGTTCGACTACGTGGAGGCGGCGGCCCGGACCGGCGAGGCCGGCGGTCTGGTCCGGTCCTGGCTCGGGCGCACCTGCCCGCCGTCCTCGATAAGCGTCCGCGCGGCGGTGGGGGACGGGGCCGGGTTCGACGCGGTGGTCGCGGCCGATGCGGGCGGCGGCGGGGCCGGCCCGGGGTCCGAGTTCGGTGCCCGGGGCGCCGGCGGTCCGGAGTCCGCCGCCCGGGGCGGGGACGGGTTCGGGTCCGAGTTCGGCGACCGCGCCGGTGGCGGACCGGACGGCGGTGCCCGGGGTGGGGCCGCCGCCCGGGCCCGGGGGCGGTTCACCCGCAACTTCGTGATCCAGGCGACCGCCGCGGAGTGGGCGTTGACGTTGCTGGCGGGCCTGCGGGGCCGGTTGGCCGGTGGCCCCGCCGAGCTGGTCTTCTTCCAGCACGACGAGGTGCTGGTGCACTGCCCGGCCGAGGTGGCCGACGCGGTCGCCGAGTCGGTGCACGCCGCCGCGGCGGAGGCCGGCCGGCTGCTCTTCGGCGACACCACGGTCCGGTTCCCGCTCGACGTCTCCGTGGTCGAGTGCTACGCCGACGCGAAGTGA